A portion of the Penaeus monodon isolate SGIC_2016 chromosome 28, NSTDA_Pmon_1, whole genome shotgun sequence genome contains these proteins:
- the LOC119590982 gene encoding keratin-associated protein 6-2-like translates to MFTVKIMWVVVLAACARAEGGHGGVIGGHALSHASHGGGYASGPGRFGPFASHVRGVGGFHGGALGIYGGGYGRGYGGGYGGGYGYGGYGGYGGGYGGYGGGYGSYGSGHRGGHHGGNYGTYSSARGTSHFNLGRRLPHTGSGGRYLGHRGGFAGAYVYGFGK, encoded by the coding sequence ATGTTCACAGTAAAGATTATGTGGGTAGTTGTCCTAGCGGCATGTGCCCGAGCTGAAGGCGGGCATGGCGGCGTCATCGGGGGGCACGCACTGAGCCACGCCAGCCACGGCGGAGGGTACGCAAGCGGCCCTGGGAGGTTTGGGCCCTTTGCAAGCCACGTCCGTGGAGTCGGAGGCTTCCACGGAGGCGCTCTCGGGATCTACGGAGGAGGCTACGGAAGAGGCTACGGAGGGGGGTACGGAGGAGGCTACGGTTACGGTGGGTATGGAGGTTATGGCGGCGGCTATGGAGGCTACGGAGGAGGCTATGGTAGTTACGGAAGCGGACACCGAGGGGGGCACCATGGGGGGAATTATGGGACTTACAGCAGCGCCAGAGGGACCAGCCACTTCAACCTCGGACGAAGGCTGCCCCACACAGGCTCTGGAGGCAGATATCTGGGCCACCGAGGCGGCTTCGCTGGTGCTTATGTGTATGGGTTTGGCAAGTGA